In the Arachis hypogaea cultivar Tifrunner chromosome 20, arahy.Tifrunner.gnm2.J5K5, whole genome shotgun sequence genome, TGACAAAGATGATATTGCATCCATGCTCAACCAGCTTATGTGAAAGGCTCATCATGGGGTTTACATGCCCTTGAGCTGGATATGGCACGACTAGCACTGTTGGAGTGCTAATCATGATGATGACGTCGCCTCACGCCTTTCTTTAATTTTGTGTTCAAATGAGTTTGATGGTTCTccatttctttatttctttatttatttatgtttgttgTGCTACTCATTGTTGTGGTGGTTTTTCACAAGAGTTGTCTATTGTTGCTGTGAATATTACTTACTATCCACGTGATCTacgtttattaattatttaattcaattccagaaagagaaatactaaataattaaattttttttataaactttaacTAAGCCAAATTTATATGAGTGTTTTTTTAAGGTTATTTTTTTCATACAGAAAAATATTGGTATTTTTGTTGTAATTATTAGTGAATCAATTTtgtaaatagaaaattaatacacaaaataTATGTTAAACACATTATTATTCTGGTAATAACACGCAAGGAGCGTGTTAAACATGTGTTATTATTCATTTAAGATGTATATTGGACACATTTTTTATATATCCGTaatacttttatatattttaaatataaatgttCAACTAAAATACCGTCTTTATTTCCATGTCAACAAATACACCATGTTTTTTTTAccgtgttttctttttttttcctccttcgtcattattatcattatcattactaTCTCTTTCTccacctctttctttttcttcttcctccttttcttttttttttttcatttgattttttttattttcttttattattatcatcatcagtgGTACCATTGTCataattattttcttcttttttttttttgaaagaaaaactcAACACAATAAATAGAGCATAGAGAATAACACCATAGAAATAACAACTAATTAAAGAAGAACAATCAAACAAATAAAGCAACTATAGATCTCCCTTTGTCATTTTTGACATTGTCATCAATAATAGAAGGGATCTGCACCTAGCCATTTCTTGTAGCTCAGAAATGACATGTTGATAATCTCCTAACTCCTTTTTCTTTGTTCTGAAAAATCCTCCGATTTCATTCCAACCATACATTATAAATTATCTCACAAAAGCACACCATCCATTTTTTACATTCCTCCTTTCTACTTGAGATTTCACTCTAATTTTGAAAGTGTTCCTTTACCGTATCCGGATAAATCTATTGCATATCAACATATGAAAACCAAGCACACCATACTTGCCAAAAAAAACTATAGCAAAAAAATAAGTAGTGGCCACATTCAACAACATTGTTACATAAAAGATAAAACACATAAAGTATCTTTTTGGTAAATAAATTCAAACCGACTCAGTCTCTCCTTCATTTTATCCTACCAATCAAGACAAATCAAACAAACAGTTCCACTCTAAATGAGACAAGACTTTTTTAAATACTCCTTGTAAAACTGTAGCTTGATttcattatcttcttcttcttcttcttaactCAATATCACATAATTAGTTTaatgataataaaattaatataagaattttttatgcaaaaaatctTTAAAGAACATATGCCACAATTACAAAAGTTatatgtcaaaattaaaaaagttcCTGTATCGCGGCTAATAAATTTAagtgttttttttaataaaatttgtacaaTTTAAAATTCTTCTCCTTTCCTccttaaaaaatatacaaaaatattcactcactctcactttctttttttttgaaacaaaagaaGCTCAACATAATAAAGTGGAGCAAATGATTCTAATAACAAGTGTtacatagaaataaataaatCCTGTTAACTGCCAAAAGGATCTCTATCGATCCATTCTTTGTAGCTTAGAAATGTCCTCCTTATTACAATCTCAACACCTGCTTCCTTATGATTAAAGATCCTAACATTACGTTCCACCCAGACATTCCAGATCACTGTAAAAAATCTCAACACTCTCACTTTCTTTAGCCCAACTCTATCTCCATCTCAACATCTCAACATCGCCACCATCATCACTATTCCCAACCTCATTATGAAAATATCTCTATTCGACTGCAATTCTCCCCCACACCATCCTATCAACCCACCACTGACATATGCTTTTAACTTGGTGCACGACGCACTGctactttttttcccttttaattccTGTTATAAGGAAGTTATATTGCAGGTGTTGGATTTGAACTTTTCAAGAATACCACATAACTTGAACATTTTCGTAGCCACAAACCATGACTTCACCGTCCAGATCCATCATATCACGGTTCTCTTATTCTGCAATAATCATAAACACACAAAAAATCAACTATATTAATACATGAACCatgataattaatattaattaataattaataattaataattaataataacaacaaattaaTACATGAACAACGGGGTTGTGATGGTTTTCTCCAAGACACCATATATGAATATTGAGAGACAGAAGAGAGTGGATGGAAATATGGTTGAAATTGGAGATAGGATTATGGTGTTTATGGATTAGATTTGATTCGTATATTtgtgatatttatttaaatttaattaaaaattgtgAATATAGATCTGATCTGCATACTAATAAGATTGTATTATAGATTTTATATAGGTATCCATATATCCAATTCGCATATTTGCGgaattacaaataaataaataaatattttttttatgttttattttaactagtaattatcatatatattgtattattttatttttattatttaaaaaaatatgtttaatattattttaaaaataaacatatttaaaagaataaaaaaagagattttattaattttttttaataaaaataaagtttaaaaaatatttttattttttgtgaataTGTCCGATATTCGATCCAAGTAAAAATTGGATCGGATCAGAtccaaactaaaaaaattataggtATTAAACCTAATCATATTGATGATTTTAGTGTGGatagaataaaatttttagtcATATCTGATCTAATCTGATCTGCATTTACCTCTAAATAAAATTAGAGGAAAGAAATAATGACCATAGTGGCTTGAGAAAGGGTATTTGGAAGAGAGAAGAATATATTGAAAAAGATTATGATACAGaggataaaattttttaaaaaaaaattattaattatattttcaccagaaaaatttgaacacaagaataaaatgattgTAAATCGAAAATAttgagaataaaattaaaataaattaaagtttaaaaatattttaaaatttttaataaattttaaaaataaaaaatatatattttatttttataaaaaatattagctcCTGATGAAATAggtgcagatggaactgccgaaaggaagcgcagatggaactgccgcttgtctgaaggaagcgcagacggaactgccgcttgtctgaaggaagcgcagccgcagacggaactgccgcttgtttgaaggaagcgcagacggaactgctgcTTGTCTGAAGGAAGTACAGACGGAACTACCGCTTGTCTGAAAGAAGTGCAAACGGAACTGCCGCTATCTGAAGGAAGTGCAAACGGAACTGTCAGAAAGAAacgcagacgaaactgccacaagaaaacacagacgaaacgcagacggaactggcACGagaaaacgcagacggaactaccACGAGAGAACATAGAcgaaactgccacgagagaacgtaGACGGAACTGGCGAAAGAGAGCAAATATTACATGATTTCTTCATTATTATCGGTAAGCAGGTGTTTGATCATTCGACTCAAAAAAAATACAAGACAGAGAAAATAGACTAGTCGGTGAGGTGAAAAAGCATTAAAGAagtgacaaaagaaaaagaagaatgacatagaaaaaaatgcaaaaactacGGTAAAAAGTGACTAAATTGAAGAaaagatttgtgtattattgagtgtattcaagttgtttTTTCAAATTGTCTtgaatgatataatataaaagagtatttataggtactaaaagaattgtaataataaagacgtaatttcatataataaatattcagatatactaaataatactaattgatcctaattatattctaacagagCTTATATCGTAAGCTCAAATTCAACTCAAAGAAAGTTCACGAACTTGCTCAAATAATaggaatataatttataattctatttcaataaattataacttatatattttaaaaatattaaaaaatataaattatatatattatttatttatcaattataaattttttatttatgttatacattaaaattatatataaaaaataaatataacattttaaataattaaaaatattaatatatattaaattattaatacgcatatcttatatgtatttaatctatatttttaatattatgaaTATAATCGAGTCTGCTCACGAACTAATGAATTGAGCTTATCTAAGCTCAAGATCaactcatttaatttataaacTCAATTCCAAGTTCATGCTCGGTTTACCAACTCACGAGTTCAACTTGTCGAActattaacgagtcgagctcgTAGTGACTTGACTCACTTCAAAGCCTACGTACAAATGAATTACCACCTCATTTTGCACGTGTCACGCACTCACACAGGAAATAAATTATTTAAGCCTGGCACATGCAAATTAGGCCAGGGCAGAAAGGGAGCCCACGAAGTATCTAGTTCTAGAATCATGCAGAATGGGTCTGGTCCCTCTTGTCAGTTTTCACTTACCTTATCTGATACCCTAAAGCCCAAAACAACTACAACCACAAAATTGTTGGTCCACCCTTATTTTCGTCCAAGGGGCTCATTTGTGTAAGGGTTATTGTCATTTCCATTGGCTTCAGGTCTTGACATTATTTGCAGTCGAGTATCTTTTGATCGACAACTCTTGAAAACCAATATTACACGGTTAATATTGTAGTCAACTCAACACTAATATAaggtaaaaaaaattcgaaactcTTCAAAATAAGAACATTTgcagtttaattaaaaaaagttcGAAATCTAAATTCAACAAAAGCTCTTTTTAGTGAATTTTATATTAGGTTTGTTTGTTAATCTGTTATAATATTGGTTGAAATTGACTGCTATAATATTAGTTTTTCAACATTACTCTTTGCATATCTTTTTGTTAGTGTCgttttgtggttgaaaattttatataaatataaaaatatttttaatggcaTGCCGCAAAATGGGATTTGGAAGTAAAATCTCAAATTATGTGTTTTGGCTTCTCGCACTCTACAAGAAGcagtttttaattatttgttggGTTAGCACTTAACTTTCTTTTCATCGCTAATATAGCTTCAAGTCACTCAACCATGTCAATTGCAAAAAGACAAAAAGAGAGTagttaaataaatataagaattgAAGAAATAAATCAATAAAGTCGGGAAGAGAAAAAGTGCTACAAAATTAAATCAAGTGGTGTGGAAGTAACAAAAGTTTAGAAAAATCAAAAgcaaaatttaatttgaattcaaAGTGGTTATAAGTTTATGGTTTATCACtaaaattttacaaattttttgtGCTATCAATTTGTATGGACTAGAATTTTCATGAAACATggttaaagaattgaagaagcaAAGTTTGAGTTGAATACAATAATTATCAATTGGCTAGATATTGCTAGAAGCTAACATATTGGAAGCTTgaagatttttgaagaacattcaagagaATAGTACAATTACAACATTCTACAACATtaaagaaatttaaattcaaattgaattgaaattagaAGATTATGAAAACTACATGAATACAAGATAAAAGATGATTTATAGAGTCAACTCATGAAATGGTGGTCATTACAAAATTGATttgtaatttataaattattattttagtaagaAGTATTATCTATATAAAGACACATATATCTTGTGTATTGTATGTTCcatgaaataaaaaaagatatgattatgtaaaatttttctttattctaTTATTTCATATGAATATTGGTGAATTTGAGAAATTGAAAATACGATAGTATTATTTAAAAGAGTCAGtgatattaaaatcaattaaaatatggGTATTATACTTACAAAAAGTCATTACCAACAGTTTGTTTTAAAGCATTTTCATCAGCAAGTATCATTTTTAGACTCTATGGGTTATCATTTCATAGATTTAATAGTATTTCAATTGTTTGACGTTTTACCGCATTCACGCCCTTAAACTTGATTTTGTGATATGCAACATGCAAGTAACAATAAAGGTTGAACTTTTTGTCATCTTCTATGATTATAAAAAACGATTCGGTATCTAAAGTTCTCTTAATTTTAAAGTATGAGAAGTGTTAAAAgttagtagattttgtgatttgtaattattaattagttatcatTAGTATTTTTAGTGATATGAGATTATATTTAATGGCATagaattatttacttttttttactaattaagtattgatcaaattttaataaaaatattatccaaaacttTCTCTTAAATTATTTCTCTTTAAGATCATaatataattctttaaaaaaGTTGAAGATCATACTATTAAGATTAATTTAGAAGAATAAAAAAGTTTTGATAGGCTTATTATTTTTCATAGACTTTTTTTTAAGGATTGAATCTGACCTGTTTAAAACTTAACAAGTCCACAATCCTATTTAAAAAGTATGTTTCGTGAATTCAAACtcaaaataataaacttaaaaaaaatctaattgacATAAAATGTGCacgtattataaaatttataattcataatttgtgaagaataatttatttatatatcataaccatatttataattcataaattttttttgaacaaaaaaaattacaatcttAACTAGTCTTaactattaattatttttaataaaaataaataattaaaagtctaaattaaaaataatttattttaacaaaaaaatattttgacgacCCAATTTAACGAATTTTATAAACATTTTTTAATGTCTATATAAtctgatttttttaactaataggCATTACAAAAAGACAAAATCTAACCTACTTAATAAAACGTCGAATCGAATCGAGTCGAACGAGCTAAACTACAAACTCCCATCAATTAGCCCGACCCACTTTTACTACTACTTAGAAGTCTCAGTGCGCTCACGAGTGGTTATCACTTTCTTTTTTACCATTGTATCGAAAAATCTAAAGAGACACCACTAGGTTTCAGAAAGATGAAAGAATTTATATACAAAACAATGTTAAGAGCAGTGAAAAACTTGAAAAGAACAATCACATACAACACAGTGGTACCCCATCTACagtgaaaataaaaatttgaagcgTGGTAAAAATTTTCAGAATGTCTCATTTGAGAAAAGGTGCAAACTAAGCAGTATTTATGTTGAGAATATGAACaattatgatatgaaaaagatgaaaatCAAAACACAAACAAAGAAATAGAAATCAAACATGTATAATAAGAAGCCTAAAATCAGTAATAAAGAGACTAGAAGTTCTTGGAAATCTCAAAAGACGCTCGAAGATGATGAAGAAATTTGAAGGAAAAAAATTgaagattgcagaagaagaagaaggaagattaaataagaaaatgaaaagaagagaTATATTTAAAGTAATTTTTTGTTTGATTGATGGAAGTGAAAACTCATTTAAAGTTTCACGAGTTGAAACCTATTTTAGCCTTTGAAATTTGTTATCGATCTTAATTTCGACCCCTAAATTTATAGTTATCCAATTAACACTTCTAAATATTGGATTGTGCCTCACGCTTGCTCTTGTAGCTATCTCCGTTAACGGATATATATGGTACATTAAGTTGACAGAGTGTATATCCATGTGGCACCTAACTTGCTAGAATGGATGTATAATGAGTGAATGATGTGGCAAAAGTTGAATGAACTCAATTTGCAGGCCTCTTTTCCCAATATGTTCGAGATTTTGCCGGAGAAATTGAGTTCATTCAACTTTTCCCATGTCATTCACTCATCACACATCCATTCCGGTAAGTTTGGTGCCACGTGAATACACACTCTATCAACTTAACGTGTCACATCAGATCTTCGTTAACGGAGATAGCTACAGGAACAAACGTGGGTCACAATCTAATAATTAAAGGTGTTAATTGGGTAACTATAAATTTGGGTGTCAAAATTGAAGCCGATCGAAAATTTCAGGGACAAAATGGATTTCAACTCAAATTTCACGGAAAGAAGAAATAtttgagttaaaaaaaaaaacaatacttTTGGCATCCAAAATAAAGATTGAATAATCTTTTAGGCCTAGATATGTAACTTGATATATTCATATTGGAGTTAAACCTAAAATGGTATTTGAGATTGATGTCGTGCACTAAAATTGTCTTTGAAATTCTAATTGTACCAATTACGTCCTTGAGATTGACAAAAGTGCATCACGTTAGTCCTTGACCCATTTTTCAATAAAGATGTGATGACATGACTTGATGACGTGGGATGTTAGTGACACATGTCATTCCATGGTTTGGtcacgtgtaatggtatgatgatgtgttgACTTGTGACACATGACATGCTGATGTGGATGATTGTGTcacgtgtcacaatgctatttggCCACCTGTTCATTTGAGCCACGTGTCACAACAGtatttgtccacgtgtcatcTACTATGTCATCATTGTAGAAGCACCAAATTAATCCTTTACTTTGGATTAAGTAATTAAgtttagtccctgaaattaaaTATCGTACACCAAACTAGTTCATTCActagttttttctcattttcttctaTAAGTTTAAAATTCTCAAACATTTCAAAGACCAAATGTGTTCTCAAACATTGTGCGTTATTTGAGGAAAACAAAATAATTTCACAAGAATAAcatgaagaaaaagaaactatcaaggacaaaattatttttaaaaagtatttttttgctcgaaagacgattttaaaaccaatTCGAATTTTAGAAAtgattttgtatgtaaaaaaacaaattagagacaaaaaaaaaatttcaacttatacattaaaaattaaaatcgtacttaacctcaATTTTAATAAGCATCATgggactttaatttaattttcaaagtctgtttcttttaataaaaatttaagagTCAAGCTTCAGGTTTGCtcattttaaaatttcataaatcAACCCTACTACTTTTGTGGTCagatagtttaaaaaaaaaagttaatacaaaataaaaaatatgtgaaTGGCTACTTGTTAGTATGAATATAagcgtttttttattttttattttcctttcgtATGGAATTCAAGCTCTAATTCACTACACAAAATAtaagtaataattatttttacgaAGATATTTTTATCTGAAAATAATATTGTGCATCTTAAATgatttaattaaacatattaaatGAAACATATCAAATCATTTCACTGTCTCAGGGTTATTAATGTTATGTTCAATTGAAGATGCTGTTATGAAAATAACTACTTACacaagattttattttttattttttttggtcggCCCTAAGGCCAAGATATTATTTTTTCTGGTCTTGTACAAAAGTTTATTAATAAGCGACCTACACCCAGAAAAGTTCGGAGATCTGCACCCATGGCTAGTGGGGACttcgaggatgatgatgatgatgatgattggggTGGTGGAATGCGCAAGATAACTAGTGGTGGCCGTAGAGCTAATCTTAGAAACCAAATTGGATTGGTCTAATGGTTAACTCACTAGTTTGCTTAGTCGCGTGAATGGATTGCCCATTGTTATAGaccttatttatattttaacgtaTATGTTATATTGATAACTGATTTTGATAGCTGACTTTAACAACCATGCACGGAATTATTATACTAACAACAATGTCGCATAAAAAACTCGTGAACAGTTTTCTTATTATCACATAATCATAACAAGGCAACTAGCTAACCGTTAATTATTGTGAATAATAAAGGACAATCCTTAATTATCCTTTCAACCAAGTAAAAAACCTGCTTAAGTTCGTTGAAGAAGTACTTCCTTCATCCATGTTGTGCTTTAGTTTTTCCATCAGCTTATGAGACCTTGATCTTGTGTTCTCATTACTAAGCAACTGATCCACTTTCTCTTTTATCTTTCCACGTGAGATCATTCCATTTTCATCCGAATCAAATGCCATTCCAACTTTCAATGCATCACAAATATAATTCTTATTGAAAAACTGGTCACCAAAATATGGCCAACACAGGAGAGGTACCCCATTAGACAAAGCTTCTATGGTCGAATTCCAACCGCAATGACTCACAAAACAAGCTATGGCAGGGTGGCTTAACACCATCTTTTGTGGAGCCCATCCAATTATTTTACCTTTGTAACCCTTAAATTCGGGAGGGAGAGACACCTTATTGGTGCAATTGGGATCTTGACGCACAACCCAGAGAAAGGGTCTATTGGTAAGTTCAAGTGCAAGTGCAAGTTCTGTAAATTGTGTTTGATTAAAGAGAGTGTGACTTCCAAAAGCAACATAAACTACAGAACATTGAGGTTGCTGATCTAACCAACTCATGCAAGATATATCTTCTTCCCAGAATTGTCCTACTGATATTGTATTGTTGTTGTTAGGTGTCAATAATGGACCTATTGGAGATAATATGTTTGGTAATAAGGAAAATGCTTCAGGTTCAAGTTCTGGTGTGCTGTTACAGAGGAACCACTCGGTCAAATTTGAATTACGCAGACAATGCATCATATACTTAAACATTTGCTTTCCAACAAACGGGTCGAACATATTTAGCCACCAAAGGTCTCTAATTTCCATAGTTGGAATGTAAGACGATAACCACAATGGTTTTTCTGAGATTGGAAGTCCTGCGATTTTATACAAGATAAACTCTTACTTTATCAATTTAACCATTAAATAACAACAACACTACATATATACCAAGTTTTGAAAGAAATCCGACATCATCAATATCAACAGTGAAAGaatcattttatattttgaaCATTTACTATATTAGGTGTacgtataataaaattaattattaaaattaacaactaatataaaatatatattaaaattaaaaatttatttaaaataaattaaataatatatatttttatataaatacataataattaattttaatagttaattttaatataaaaataatatttttgtttgaatAAATATATTACATTGATGTTCAAGCTAAGTAtttaaaatgtataacaaataGTTTTAGATACAAGACCACCGGAAATGATAATTTCAAAGTTaagttttttggttttttaaacATGATGATGTGACTTTTAATAACCTGTATGCTTGTTGCATATATATCCCGGTAAATTTTACAATAtcgtatttaatttttgtttaatttattttttaataataaattttaaatatttaacaattatttatttttaatatttttaaaattaaatattaatttttaacttttgaataagttaaaaaaatatttttagacactataataattattatatattctaaccaaaaaataattaaataaatttttttacttttacactttaaaattaaa is a window encoding:
- the LOC112784620 gene encoding UDP-glycosyltransferase 83A1 isoform X1 gives rise to the protein MMSTPTVLVLPAPGQGHVNPMMILSHKLVDHGCHVIFVNSDFTHKRVVRSMENNNGSSSTIKLVAIPDGLGPDHDRVNLGELCDSMSRTMPSELEKLIEDLQLNEGIKVTCVVADVFMGWALEVARKVGIKGAFFWPAAASVFVLQYNASNLVADAILDSDGLPISEKPLWLSSYIPTMEIRDLWWLNMFDPFVGKQMFKYMMHCLRNSNLTEWFLCNSTPELEPEAFSLLPNILSPIGPLLTPNNNNTISVGQFWEEDISCMSWLDQQPQCSVVYVAFGSHTLFNQTQFTELALALELTNRPFLWVVRQDPNCTNKVSLPPEFKGYKGKIIGWAPQKMVLSHPAIACFVSHCGWNSTIEALSNGVPLLCWPYFGDQFFNKNYICDALKVGMAFDSDENGMISRGKIKEKVDQLLSNENTRSRSHKLMEKLKHNMDEGSTSSTNLSRFFTWLKG